One Novosphingobium sp. G106 DNA segment encodes these proteins:
- a CDS encoding TonB-dependent receptor, with the protein MRFAYGHRVLVAALSTSALAGFSTPVLAQEAAAGATAEVDPNEIIVSARRRDETLSTTPVAITAINTAMLEAKAAVNIGDLQGAAPGLLITQQNSGAQAANISIRGLTYADIEKSQTPTVGVVVDGITIGTSTGQLQDAFDIAQIEVLRGPQGTLFGANTIGGVVNIQRTKPTMEPGLKAEFTYGKWNTWSAKAIANYGDGSTWGVKLWYFHNQTDGFYDNVIRNVSAGWSKGDSYGGSLLFRPAGSDFDAQLTVENVVQSFDPVVSNIAKTGEVFCGFEPARECNRNTTTDLYTTFGQAADSHYHAPDATLTMNYQLGTVKLSSISGWRHSREEQTQDFDGSSTDLYYVDRRQHYTQWSQELRASGNLFQGFDYVVGGYYFKSTYDLTQWSRVFGFAPTVPPTLFDKAAQHVEGKTESYAVFGDFNWAFADKFRLSFGGRYSHDNKQLYNGFAPNVLIDPANVSRSQFAAVGTGNASFNKFTPKVGIDYRPNSDVMLYASWSRGYRSGGFSPRAATAATASTPFQPETVDAYEIGAKLAAFDRKLEINIAGYISDYKNMQQNLTVPGGPTGNQTITGNVPGGAIIKGIEGDFTLRVAEGLRISGSVAVMDSHFRNFVTCGAYAGAVAANSCGAGLVPFDYSGNNLIYAPKFTSSLNGEYTLPTSFGKIVTSVGWRHISPYDEQLSAESLTAVTNGAGAATLIKVNGNDARVRTVTQDLVDASMTFNFSLQGVDAYFRVFGRNLADTRTTTHAFTVAGLWSFGMGLEPRTFGGTLGIKM; encoded by the coding sequence ATGCGCTTCGCATATGGACACCGCGTGCTTGTTGCCGCGCTTTCGACATCGGCTCTTGCCGGATTTTCGACGCCGGTCCTGGCGCAAGAGGCGGCCGCAGGAGCGACCGCGGAAGTTGATCCCAACGAAATCATCGTTTCGGCCCGCCGCCGCGACGAAACCCTGTCGACGACGCCGGTCGCCATCACTGCGATCAATACCGCAATGCTCGAAGCGAAGGCTGCCGTGAACATCGGCGATCTCCAAGGCGCGGCACCGGGCCTGTTGATCACCCAGCAAAATTCAGGCGCGCAGGCGGCCAACATCTCGATCCGCGGCCTGACCTATGCCGATATCGAGAAATCGCAGACGCCAACCGTAGGCGTGGTCGTCGATGGCATCACCATCGGCACCAGCACCGGCCAGCTCCAGGACGCGTTCGATATCGCCCAGATCGAAGTCCTGCGCGGCCCGCAGGGTACTCTGTTCGGAGCCAATACCATCGGAGGCGTGGTCAACATCCAGCGCACCAAGCCGACGATGGAGCCCGGTCTCAAGGCCGAGTTCACCTATGGCAAGTGGAACACGTGGTCGGCCAAGGCTATCGCCAATTATGGCGATGGCAGCACCTGGGGCGTCAAGCTGTGGTACTTTCACAACCAGACCGACGGTTTCTATGACAACGTCATTCGCAACGTCAGCGCCGGCTGGAGCAAGGGCGACAGCTATGGCGGCAGCCTGCTGTTCCGCCCGGCAGGCTCTGACTTCGACGCTCAGCTGACCGTCGAGAACGTGGTGCAAAGCTTCGATCCGGTAGTCTCCAACATCGCAAAGACCGGTGAAGTATTCTGCGGCTTCGAGCCAGCACGGGAATGCAACCGCAATACCACCACCGACCTATATACGACCTTCGGCCAGGCGGCGGATAGCCACTATCACGCACCAGACGCGACGCTGACGATGAACTACCAGCTTGGCACGGTGAAACTGTCATCGATCAGCGGCTGGCGCCACAGCCGCGAGGAGCAGACACAGGACTTCGATGGATCTTCGACCGATCTCTATTATGTCGATCGCCGCCAGCACTACACACAGTGGAGCCAGGAGCTGCGCGCCTCTGGCAATCTGTTTCAGGGCTTCGACTATGTCGTCGGCGGTTATTATTTCAAGTCGACTTACGATCTGACGCAATGGTCGCGCGTATTCGGCTTCGCGCCCACGGTCCCGCCGACCCTCTTCGACAAGGCCGCGCAGCATGTCGAGGGCAAGACCGAAAGCTACGCAGTGTTCGGCGACTTCAACTGGGCCTTCGCCGACAAGTTCCGCCTGTCATTCGGCGGTCGCTACAGCCATGACAACAAGCAGCTTTACAACGGCTTCGCCCCCAACGTGCTGATCGATCCGGCGAACGTGTCGCGCAGCCAGTTCGCGGCTGTCGGCACCGGCAACGCCAGCTTCAACAAGTTCACGCCCAAGGTCGGGATCGACTACCGCCCGAACAGCGACGTCATGCTCTATGCCTCATGGTCGCGCGGCTACCGATCAGGCGGCTTCAGCCCCCGAGCCGCTACCGCTGCCACGGCCAGCACCCCGTTCCAGCCGGAAACCGTGGATGCCTATGAGATCGGTGCCAAGCTGGCGGCTTTCGACCGCAAGCTCGAGATCAACATCGCCGGCTACATTTCCGACTACAAGAACATGCAGCAGAATCTGACCGTGCCCGGTGGCCCAACCGGCAACCAGACGATCACCGGCAACGTCCCGGGCGGCGCGATCATCAAGGGCATCGAAGGCGATTTCACCCTGCGTGTGGCCGAGGGTTTGCGGATCAGCGGCTCGGTAGCGGTGATGGACTCGCATTTTCGTAATTTCGTCACTTGCGGTGCCTATGCTGGCGCTGTGGCCGCCAACAGTTGCGGCGCCGGATTGGTACCGTTCGACTATTCGGGCAACAACCTGATCTACGCACCCAAGTTCACCAGTTCGCTCAATGGCGAGTACACGCTGCCCACCAGCTTCGGCAAGATCGTGACCTCGGTTGGCTGGCGCCACATCAGTCCCTATGACGAGCAGCTCTCCGCTGAATCGCTGACCGCGGTTACCAACGGCGCGGGTGCGGCGACGCTTATCAAGGTCAACGGCAACGACGCCCGCGTGCGCACTGTCACTCAGGACCTCGTCGACGCCAGCATGACCTTCAACTTCTCGCTTCAGGGCGTCGATGCTTACTTCCGCGTGTTTGGCCGCAATCTTGCCGACACCCGCACTACCACCCACGCTTTCACCGTTGCGGGCCTTTGGTCGTTCGGCATGGGCCTCGAGCCACGCACCTTCGGCGGTACGCTCGGCATCAAGATGTGA
- a CDS encoding SDR family NAD(P)-dependent oxidoreductase yields the protein MGRLQDKVALVTGAASVPGLGSATAQRFAEEGAIVWLTDRDAAGAEKAAAAIRAEGGRAHSASHDVTSEADWDRVMAEIDSAHGRLDVLVNNAGIAVLRPIEDMTLAEWNLQNDVNLASVFLGTKRAVVAMRKAGNGGSIINLSSVAGLFGVPACGAYAASKGGVRLFSKVIAVECAKDRIRCNSVHPGMILTNMQGVAAEDNAANYDATLALIPMGYMGDPIEIANMNLFLASDESRYVTGTEMIVDGGMAAT from the coding sequence ATGGGTCGTCTGCAAGATAAGGTCGCACTGGTCACGGGTGCGGCCTCGGTGCCGGGGCTCGGCAGCGCCACTGCGCAGCGCTTTGCCGAGGAAGGCGCGATCGTCTGGCTGACCGACCGCGACGCCGCGGGCGCCGAGAAGGCGGCGGCCGCGATCCGTGCCGAAGGCGGCCGCGCACACTCGGCCTCGCACGACGTGACCAGCGAGGCCGACTGGGACCGGGTGATGGCCGAGATCGACAGCGCTCACGGCCGGCTCGACGTTCTGGTCAACAATGCCGGCATCGCCGTGTTGCGGCCAATCGAGGACATGACGCTGGCCGAATGGAACCTGCAGAACGACGTCAATCTCGCCAGTGTCTTCCTCGGCACCAAGCGCGCCGTCGTAGCGATGCGCAAGGCCGGCAACGGCGGCTCGATCATCAACCTGTCGTCGGTCGCCGGTCTGTTCGGCGTTCCCGCCTGCGGCGCCTATGCGGCGTCGAAGGGTGGTGTCCGGCTGTTCTCGAAAGTCATCGCGGTCGAATGTGCGAAGGACAGGATCCGCTGCAACTCGGTGCATCCGGGCATGATCCTGACCAACATGCAGGGCGTCGCGGCCGAGGATAACGCGGCCAACTACGATGCCACACTCGCGCTGATCCCGATGGGCTACATGGGCGACCCGATCGAGATCGCCAACATGAACCTGTTCCTGGCCTCGGACGAATCCCGCTACGTCACCGGCACCGAGATGATCGTCGACGGCGGGATGGCGGCAACCTGA
- a CDS encoding NADP-dependent oxidoreductase, with protein MTINRFWQLDHHPEGSDFRAALSLREESLAPLGEGQVRIRTLWLSMDAGTRMWMSPRTDGYQAPLPLGAKMIGLCLGRVAESRDPRFAVGALVRGFGQWAEYADVAPDLAGLELLDETVADPRQHFGALGMNAWTAYVGVKEVAGVKPGEWLAVSAAAGATGSLACQVGRNLGAKVVGIAGGPEKCRYLREEIGVDLAIDYRNEDVAAALATIDGGLNAYFDNVGGPILDAVLPNMAHYGRIAICGLVASYDGDRPMPGPTRFDQILMRRLRVEGFFIPDFLERGAEFLPQLRTWLDEGKLALRFDEFGGMEKVLDAYAHMLSGGNIGKVLVRVAED; from the coding sequence ATGACGATCAACCGTTTCTGGCAATTGGACCACCATCCCGAGGGCAGCGACTTCCGCGCCGCGCTGAGCCTGCGCGAGGAGAGCCTGGCGCCGCTCGGCGAAGGCCAGGTACGCATCCGCACGCTCTGGCTGTCGATGGACGCAGGCACGCGCATGTGGATGAGTCCTCGCACCGACGGCTATCAGGCGCCGCTGCCGCTGGGCGCCAAGATGATCGGCCTGTGCCTGGGCCGGGTCGCGGAAAGCCGCGACCCGCGCTTTGCCGTGGGCGCCCTGGTCCGCGGCTTCGGCCAGTGGGCCGAATATGCCGACGTGGCGCCCGACCTGGCAGGGCTCGAACTGCTCGACGAGACCGTGGCCGATCCGCGCCAGCATTTCGGCGCGCTCGGGATGAACGCCTGGACAGCCTATGTCGGAGTCAAGGAAGTAGCCGGTGTGAAGCCCGGCGAGTGGCTCGCAGTATCTGCCGCGGCCGGCGCGACGGGCAGCCTGGCCTGTCAGGTCGGCCGGAATCTCGGCGCGAAAGTGGTCGGCATCGCCGGCGGGCCGGAGAAGTGCCGCTACCTGCGCGAGGAGATCGGCGTCGACCTGGCGATCGACTACCGCAACGAGGACGTCGCGGCGGCGCTCGCCACGATCGACGGCGGCCTGAATGCCTATTTCGACAATGTCGGCGGGCCGATCCTCGACGCGGTTCTGCCCAACATGGCGCACTACGGCCGCATCGCCATCTGCGGCCTCGTCGCCAGCTACGACGGAGACAGGCCGATGCCCGGCCCGACCCGCTTCGACCAGATCCTGATGCGACGGCTGCGGGTCGAGGGCTTCTTCATCCCCGACTTCCTCGAGCGCGGCGCCGAATTCCTGCCGCAGCTGCGCACCTGGCTCGACGAAGGCAAGCTGGCGCTGCGCTTCGACGAGTTCGGGGGCATGGAAAAAGTGCTCGACGCCTACGCCCACATGCTGAGCGGCGGCAATATCGGCAAGGTGCTGGTCAGGGTCGCCGAGGACTGA
- a CDS encoding TonB-dependent receptor: MSTSPRAKPASPRARLSPCSASFPGRSSPSSSWRGGVRYTHETKDSFFSQPYNNPGVTSIFRPANDPDGLGQINADQTFNNWSPEVTLTYKPTDDILIYGAFKTAYKSGGFSNGGINSKFSSNPLDDLTFDPERARGFEAGIKTTLADNQLRLNLTAFTYKYLDLQVDFFNSPIFAFQTLTADAKTSGVEAEFEYAPRSVAGLNLHGSVNYTDAHYTKFPNAPCYAGQTIAQGCTLIGGIFSNQNLNGAPLSVAPKWTGNLGVAYEMPVGSDLKFGINVDGRYSGSYLASGFGNPRSRQDSYVTLDAGIRFGAEDDNWEIALVGKNLTNAFYVSGVVDGPSTGSGTGTAAGVPADQLGFANLPRTVRVQVTKRF; this comes from the coding sequence ATGTCTACGTCGCCACGCGCAAAACCAGCTTCACCAAGGGCGAGACTTTCGCCGTGTTCGGCCAGCTTTCCTGGAAGATCGTCCCCGAGCTCGAGCTGGCGGGGGGGCGTCCGCTATACCCACGAGACCAAGGACAGCTTCTTCAGCCAACCCTACAACAATCCGGGCGTGACTTCGATCTTCCGCCCCGCGAACGATCCCGATGGCCTCGGCCAGATCAATGCCGACCAGACCTTCAACAACTGGTCGCCCGAAGTCACGCTGACCTACAAGCCCACCGACGACATCCTGATCTATGGCGCGTTCAAGACCGCCTACAAGTCGGGCGGCTTCTCCAACGGCGGCATCAACTCGAAGTTCTCGTCCAATCCGCTCGACGACCTTACTTTCGATCCGGAACGCGCGCGCGGCTTCGAGGCGGGTATCAAGACGACGCTGGCCGACAACCAGCTTCGCCTGAACCTGACGGCCTTTACCTACAAGTATCTCGATCTGCAGGTCGATTTCTTCAACTCGCCGATCTTCGCGTTCCAGACGCTGACCGCCGACGCCAAGACGTCTGGTGTCGAGGCAGAGTTCGAATATGCCCCGCGCAGCGTGGCAGGGCTCAACCTGCACGGTTCGGTCAACTACACCGATGCGCACTATACCAAGTTCCCCAATGCGCCGTGCTATGCCGGCCAGACCATCGCCCAGGGCTGCACGCTGATAGGCGGCATCTTCTCGAACCAGAACCTCAACGGCGCGCCGCTGTCGGTTGCGCCGAAGTGGACCGGAAATCTGGGCGTCGCTTATGAAATGCCGGTCGGCAGCGACCTCAAGTTCGGCATCAACGTCGACGGGCGCTACAGCGGATCGTATCTCGCCTCGGGCTTCGGCAATCCGCGCTCGCGCCAGGACAGCTATGTCACGCTCGACGCCGGCATCCGCTTCGGCGCCGAGGACGACAATTGGGAGATCGCGCTCGTTGGCAAGAACCTGACCAACGCGTTCTACGTCAGCGGCGTGGTCGACGGTCCCTCGACGGGCAGCGGCACCGGCACTGCGGCCGGCGTCCCCGCGGACCAGCTCGGCTTCGCCAACCTCCCGCGCACGGTGCGGGTGCAGGTTACCAAGCGCTTCTGA
- a CDS encoding helix-turn-helix transcriptional regulator has protein sequence MVQYSSTHLDASFAALSDATRRGVLEQLGRADASISALAEKFHITLTGMKKHVSVLERAGLVTTEKVGRVRTCRLGALGLDAEAAWIDRYRQLWDARFDALDRVVAELKLKENSDGS, from the coding sequence ATGGTTCAGTATTCAAGCACTCACCTCGATGCATCTTTCGCCGCTTTGTCGGATGCCACCCGGCGTGGCGTGCTGGAACAGCTTGGACGGGCGGACGCTTCGATCTCGGCCCTGGCCGAGAAGTTCCACATCACCCTCACGGGCATGAAGAAGCACGTCAGCGTGCTGGAGCGTGCGGGACTGGTCACGACAGAAAAGGTCGGGCGAGTGCGGACCTGCCGGCTGGGCGCCCTTGGGCTGGATGCGGAGGCCGCGTGGATCGACAGGTACCGCCAGCTTTGGGACGCGCGCTTCGATGCTTTGGACAGGGTGGTTGCCGAACTCAAGCTGAAGGAGAATTCCGATGGGTCTTAG
- a CDS encoding SRPBCC family protein: protein MGLSSHESSTGQSRTKVERSDRELIVTRTFDAPARLLFKAWTTPELFMRWWAPKSSGMLLRTCAMDVRVGGKYRLEFARDASHIMAFFGTYLEVEPDSRIAWTNEETDDGPVTSVTFAESNGKTLLTFNERYASKEALDEAFVGMEGGMPEQLDQLDELLASLGEP from the coding sequence ATGGGTCTTAGCAGTCACGAATCCAGCACCGGGCAATCCCGCACCAAAGTCGAGAGGTCCGATCGGGAGCTGATCGTCACGCGCACTTTCGACGCGCCCGCCCGCCTGCTGTTCAAGGCCTGGACCACGCCCGAGTTGTTCATGCGGTGGTGGGCGCCGAAGTCCTCGGGCATGCTTCTGCGAACCTGCGCGATGGACGTGCGTGTCGGCGGTAAGTACCGGCTCGAGTTCGCAAGGGATGCTTCGCACATCATGGCGTTCTTCGGGACTTATCTCGAAGTCGAACCGGACTCGCGGATCGCCTGGACCAACGAGGAGACCGATGACGGCCCCGTGACCTCGGTGACCTTCGCTGAGTCGAACGGCAAGACGCTGCTGACCTTCAACGAACGCTACGCCTCGAAGGAAGCGCTCGACGAAGCCTTCGTCGGGATGGAAGGCGGGATGCCCGAGCAACTCGACCAGCTCGATGAACTGCTCGCCAGCCTGGGAGAGCCGTAA
- a CDS encoding nuclear transport factor 2 family protein encodes MPFTGPSEDRLAIRELLETYADAVTQSDSAAWGATWAEDGEWSLPDYPEIGTTKGREAIVAMWIEAMKAYPGIMFEAWPGSIEIDGDRAVMRSYTSEIYDQEGLTKRDRGTYEDVCVKRDGQWLFQSRVFRNRHRQHAPKGV; translated from the coding sequence ATGCCTTTCACCGGCCCCAGCGAAGACCGCCTGGCGATCCGCGAATTGCTCGAGACCTACGCCGATGCAGTGACGCAGAGCGATTCCGCGGCCTGGGGCGCGACCTGGGCCGAGGACGGCGAATGGTCGCTGCCCGACTATCCCGAGATCGGCACGACCAAAGGTCGCGAAGCGATCGTCGCCATGTGGATCGAGGCGATGAAGGCCTATCCGGGGATCATGTTCGAAGCCTGGCCCGGTTCGATCGAGATCGACGGCGACCGCGCGGTGATGCGCAGCTACACCTCCGAGATCTACGACCAGGAAGGCCTGACCAAGCGCGACCGCGGCACTTACGAGGACGTCTGCGTCAAGCGCGACGGCCAGTGGCTGTTCCAGAGCCGCGTGTTCCGCAACCGCCACCGCCAGCACGCGCCCAAAGGCGTCTGA
- a CDS encoding NADP-dependent oxidoreductase encodes MGTIRQIILVNRPQGVPQPSDFALAEAPMPEPGEGEILVRMRVGSVDPAIRGFLDDRPSYLPPVALGAPIAGMSLGEVVASNNPAYPVGTLVRTFATWSDHYVIGPDALGLEVVKPQPGTELYHYMGALGPVGLTAWVGLFAVGEAKPGETVVISAAAGATGSTVGQIAKARGCKVIGLVGSPEKAQVIRELGFDAAIDYRATPDIAAEIARVAPEGVDVYFDNVGGETLEAILPLMRLHGRVPVCGMVGQYNDADHPHGVTTLWQLVVNRIKMQGFITYDYPGVLNQAQQELDGWVAEGKLKPLANVRDGFEKLPEAFIDLMSGRTIGKTIVRI; translated from the coding sequence ATGGGAACCATCCGCCAGATCATCCTCGTCAACCGCCCCCAGGGCGTGCCCCAGCCCAGCGACTTCGCGCTTGCTGAGGCGCCGATGCCCGAGCCCGGCGAGGGCGAGATCCTGGTCAGGATGCGCGTCGGTTCGGTCGACCCGGCAATCCGCGGTTTTCTGGACGATCGGCCGTCCTATCTTCCGCCGGTGGCGCTGGGCGCGCCGATCGCCGGCATGTCGCTGGGTGAGGTCGTGGCGTCGAACAATCCGGCCTATCCGGTGGGCACGCTGGTGCGCACTTTCGCGACCTGGTCGGACCACTATGTGATCGGACCCGACGCGCTCGGCCTCGAAGTGGTGAAGCCGCAGCCCGGAACCGAACTCTATCACTATATGGGCGCTCTCGGGCCGGTCGGACTGACCGCCTGGGTGGGCCTGTTCGCGGTCGGCGAGGCGAAGCCGGGCGAAACCGTGGTCATCAGTGCGGCGGCGGGGGCTACGGGTTCCACCGTCGGCCAGATCGCCAAGGCGCGCGGCTGCAAGGTCATCGGCCTCGTCGGCTCGCCCGAGAAGGCCCAGGTCATCCGCGAACTCGGCTTCGACGCGGCGATCGACTACCGCGCAACGCCCGACATCGCCGCCGAGATCGCGCGCGTGGCGCCCGAGGGCGTCGACGTCTATTTCGACAATGTCGGCGGCGAGACCCTCGAAGCGATCCTGCCGCTGATGCGCCTTCACGGCCGCGTGCCGGTCTGCGGCATGGTCGGCCAGTACAACGATGCAGACCATCCGCACGGCGTGACAACGCTGTGGCAGCTCGTCGTCAACCGGATCAAGATGCAGGGCTTCATCACCTACGACTATCCGGGCGTGCTCAACCAGGCACAGCAGGAGCTCGACGGCTGGGTCGCCGAGGGCAAGCTGAAGCCGCTCGCCAATGTCCGCGACGGCTTCGAAAAGCTGCCCGAGGCCTTCATCGATCTGATGTCCGGCCGCACCATCGGCAAGACGATCGTCCGCATCTAG